Proteins encoded in a region of the Drosophila sechellia strain sech25 chromosome 2L, ASM438219v1, whole genome shotgun sequence genome:
- the LOC6613171 gene encoding peroxiredoxin-6: MSGKSLNIGDQFPNFTADTSEGHIDFYDWMQDSCAILFSHPADYTPVCTTELARVAALVPEFQRRGVKPIALSCDNVESHKGWIEDIKSFGKLSSFNYPIIADDKRELALKFNMLDKDEINAEGIPLTCRAVFVVDDKKKLRLSILYPATTGRNFDEILRVIDSLQLTQTKSVATPADWKQGGKCMVLPTVKAEDVPKLFPDGIETIELPSGKSYLRITPQP, encoded by the exons ATGTCCGGAAAGTCTTTAAACATTGGCGATCAGTTCCCAAACTTTACGGCTGACACCAGCGAGGGACATATCGATTTCTACGACTGGATGCAGGACAGCTGTGCCATTCTGTTCTCCCATCCGGCGGATTACACGCCGGTTTGCACCACGGAATTGGCGCGGGTGGCGGCATTGGTTCCGGAATTCCAAAGGCGTGGAGTCAAGCCAATTGCCCTATCCTGCGACAACGTGGAGTCGCACAAGGGCTGGATCGAGGACATCAAGAGCTTTGGCA AGCTGAGCTCCTTTAACTATCCCATCATTGCGGACGACAAGAGGGAACTGGCGCTCAAGTTTAATATGCTGGACAAGGACGAGATCAATGCTGAGGGCATTCCCCTCACTTGTCGCGCCGTTTTCGTGGTGGACGACAAGAAGAAGCTTCGCCTGTCCATCCTGTATCCTGCCACCACTGGGCGCAACTTCGA TGAAATCCTTCGAGTGATCGACTCGCTCCAGTTGACCCAAACGAAGAGCGTGGCCACGCCGGCAGATTGGAAACAGGGCGGCAAGTGCATGGTCTTGCCCACCGTCAAAGCCGAAGATGTTCCTAAGCTCTTTCCTGATGGCATCGAAACCATTGAACTGCCCTCCGGAAAGAGTTACCTGCGGATCACTCCACAGCCCTAA
- the LOC6613169 gene encoding uncharacterized protein LOC6613169: MMLSTYQHDYVPPNAKRYEFLTRPRGADDHSGPQVKECECVDESKIVIPPNASKDCGGVEWTGIAPMGKLVDPRIIPTQLTQDQVDKMAFSAETDCFKLQPNRFLKILRTVYPDLYERLKVMPKEELSRRLETNRMNTTYQIDYCDMNEYPEGIYESLKTEDESKNASKLMSERGPCNEFRSNVMNELEREASAGYEISSDECQKNYKPFKTSFSDSSQTIESGSNSHWNSAPTTYRKVPTFSEYMDSISRNGCVIMRNKLHDHSKCLAKYCKHELKFTCNDMK; this comes from the coding sequence ATGATGCTATCAACCTATCAGCACGACTATGTCCCGCCCAATGCCAAACGGTACGAGTTCCTAACGCGTCCCAGGGGTGCCGACGATCACAGTGGTCCGCAGGTGAAGGAGTGCGAGTGCGTCGACGAGTCCAAGATCGTGATTCCACCGAACGCGTCCAAAGACTGTGGCGGCGTCGAGTGGACCGGCATAGCGCCAATGGGAAAGCTGGTGGATCCGCGTATCATACCCACCCAGCTGACGCAGGACCAGGTGGACAAGATGGCCTTCTCGGCGGAGACGGATTGCTTTAAGCTGCAGCCAAACCGCTTTCTCAAGATCTTACGTACAGTCTACCCGGATCTGTATGAACGCCTGAAGGTCATGCCCAAGGAAGAGCTGAGCCGCAGGCTGGAGACCAACCGTATGAACACCACTTATCAGATTGATTACTGTGACATGAACGAGTACCCGGAGGGTATTTACGAGAGCCTAAAGACGGAGGACGAGTCCAAGAACGCCAGCAAGCTAATGAGCGAACGTGGGCCCTGCAACGAGTTCCGCTCGAACGTGATGAACGAACTGGAGCGGGAGGCGTCCGCTGGCTACGAGATTTCTAGCGACGAATGCCAAAAGAACTACAAGCCATTCAAGACCAGCTTCTCGGACTCTTCGCAGACCATTGAATCCGGCAGCAATTCGCACTGGAACTCTGCCCCAACCACATACCGGAAGGTGCCGACCTTCAGCGAGTACATGGACTCGATAAGTCGCAACGGCTGCGTCATCATGCGCAACAAGTTGCACGATCACTCCAAGTGCTTGGCCAAGTACTGCAAGCACGAGCTCAAGTTCACTTGCAATGACATGAAGTAA
- the LOC6613170 gene encoding acyl-CoA-binding domain-containing protein 5, translating into MAAIEERFQAAVNVIKGLPKNGPYQPSTSMMLKFYGLFKQATEGRPDVDKKPGFWDIVGKAKWQAWNDNRHLTKEEAMQRYVESLQEIIETMSFTENVQNFVGSLDNLGNISLDELELVSPGMKELAESHPNSPFHSRTNSPQHGSSCNGESEPEAQATSTAPLAASETIKENGHSSPPLTNGYGPKPTASYTQNDKHNFTSNSSVAIVEPSDDEYDDPYDLSHELTQAIAQNTDLLRQIQAAITRMNSDVGAVQQRVRNLEQSLNELRSGQKVAKGTVAHPRSLPAWWPFRNISPLWFAVLILWPFLVRRFARMLQSTPQRRH; encoded by the coding sequence ATGGCGGCGATTGAGGAGCGTTTCCAGGCGGCTGTTAATGTGATAAAGGGCCTGCCCAAAAATGGCCCCTACCAGCCCAGCACCAGCATGATGCTCAAGTTCTACGGGCTGTTCAAACAGGCCACCGAGGGTAGACCAGATGTGGACAAGAAGCCCGGCTTCTGGGACATCGTGGGCAAGGCCAAGTGGCAGGCATGGAACGACAACCGTCACCTGACCAAGGAGGAGGCCATGCAGCGGTACGTGGAGAGCCTGCAGGAGATCATCGAGACCATGTCGTTCACGGAGAACGTGCAGAACTTTGTGGGCAGCCTCGATAATCTGGGAAACATCAGCCTGGACGAACTGGAGCTGGTCTCGCCCGGCATGAAGGAGCTAGCCGAGTCGCATCCCAACTCGCCGTTCCACTCGCGCACCAACAGTCCCCAGCACGGCTCCAGTTGCAATGGCGAGTCGGAGCCGGAGGCTCAGGCCACCAGCACCGCACCGCTGGCCGCGTCCGAAACGATAAAGGAGAATGGCCACAGTTCGCCGCCACTGACCAATGGCTATGGACCTAAGCCAACCGCAAGCTACACACAAAACGACAAGCACAACTTTACGAGCAACAGCAGCGTGGCCATCGTGGAGCCCTCGGACGATGAGTACGACGATCCCTACGATCTCAGCCACGAGCTGACCCAGGCGATTGCCCAGAACACGGATCTGCTGCGCCAAATCCAGGCGGCCATCACGCGGATGAACAGCGATGTGGGTGCAGTGCAGCAGCGCGTTCGCAACCTGGAGCAGTCGCTCAACGAACTGCGCAGCGGTCAAAAGGTAGCGAAGGGAACGGTGGCGCACCCACGATCACTGCCCGCCTGGTGGCCCTTCAGGAACATCTCCCCGCTCTGGTTTGCCGTCCTCATCCTGTGGCCTTTCCTGGTGAGGCGGTTCGCGCGGATGCTCCAGTCCACTCCGCAGCGCAGGCACTGA
- the LOC6613172 gene encoding N-alpha-acetyltransferase 38, NatC auxiliary subunit: MTDLSISGQQVLPPPACTPPEPFRITTNAPHQMNDASLTPGRRKLQKWLGRVLRIVITDGRVLVGFFNCTDRDANIVLSMCAEYLVEGQEPRLLGNVMVPGQHIVSLSIDEPDSQSSLLVQ, encoded by the coding sequence ATGACAGACCTCAGCATCAGTGGCCAGCAGGTGCTGCCCCCGCCCGCATGCACACCACCGGAACCCTTCCGCATCACAACGAACGCCCCGCACCAGATGAACGATGCCAGTTTGACGCCAGGACGCAGGAAGCTCCAGAAGTGGCTGGGTCGAGTCCTGCGCATCGTGATCACGGACGGACGCGTGCTGGTGGGATTCTTCAACTGCACGGATCGGGACGCCAACATAGTGCTCTCCATGTGCGCCGAGTACTTGGTGGAGGGCCAGGAGCCGCGGCTGCTGGGCAACGTCATGGTTCCCGGCCAGCACATAGTCTCCCTAAGCATCGACGAGCCGGATTCGCAGTCCAGCCTGCTGGTGCAATAG
- the LOC6613168 gene encoding interferon-related developmental regulator 1 yields the protein MPRRNKKSAAGRGRTNDSNSEDESFDNVSVYSHVSEVASSEATDELANERLEEKFEKALEQATEKSAQTRVQALQAICELLMHRYMPDFVEDRKMTLMDFVEKSIRRGKGQEQVWGARLAPLLVLQMGGDEGISKAMNQFLLNTVQDKSVGFDARAKCCTAVGLLSFLGCEDVGELVHLMQGFEAIFAGSYLRGDDKTPVSVTAEAGTFHAEALNAWGLLLTLIPSGDFVSLMTTGQNMFPSIKKFLGLLQSTHLDVRMAAGETIALILESGRAHEEDFLEDDIAELSEAVKQLATDSHKYRAKRDRKAQRATFRDVLRYLEEDISPEISIRFGTESLTLDSWSIHHQYSAMCTVMGPGMTSQLQENEFIRDIFQLGPRPTNTGINGNAKVKPSKLERHLVNAAAFKARSITRGKNRDKRSAVVT from the exons atgccGCGACGCAACAAGAAATCAGCAGCAGGCAGAG GCCGCACCAATGACTCCAATTCTGAGGACGAGTCCTTTGACAATGTGAGCGTTTACTCACATGTGTCCGAAGTCGCATCCTCTGAGGCCACCGACGAGCTGGCCAATGAGCGTTTAGAGGAGAAGTTCGAGAAGGCCCTGGAACAGGCCACCGAGAAGTCGGCCCAGACACGTGTGCAGGCCCTGCAAGCGATTTGCGAACTGCTCATGCACCGCTACATGCCGGACTTCGTGGAGGACCGCAAGATGACCCTGATGGACTTCGTGGAGAAGAGCATCCGTCGGGGCAAGGGCCAGGAGCAGGTGTGGGGCGCAAGACTCGCGCCCCTGCTGGTGCTCCAAATGGGCGGGGATGAGGGCATCTCCAAGGCGATGAATCAATTCCTGTTGAACACCGTTCAGGACAAGTCCGTGGGCTTCGATGCCCGTGCCAAGTGCTGCACAGCTGTGGGATTGTTGAGCTTCCTGGGCTGCGAGGATGTTGGGGAGTTGGTACACTTGATGCAGGGCTTCGAGGCCATCTTCGCAGGCAGTTATTTGCGTGGCGATGACAAGACACCGGTATCCGTCACCGCCGAGGCTGGGACTTTCCATGCGGAGGCTTTGAACGCCTGGGGGCTTCTACTAACACTTATACCTTCGGGGGATTTTGTTTCGCTGATGACCACTGGCCAAAACATGTTTCC GTCTATTAAGAAGTTCTTGGGTCTTTTGCAATCTACACATTTGGACGTCCGCATGGCCGCTGGCGAGACCATTGCTTTGATTCTGGAGTCGGGCCGTGCTCACGAGGAGGATTTCCTGGAAGATGACATCGCTGAGTTGTCGGAGGCCGTCAAGCAGCTGGCCACGGATTCGCACAAGTACCGCGCCAAGCGCGACCGCAAGGCCCAGCGTGCCACCTTCCGTGATGTGCTGCGATACCTAGAG GAGGACATTTCCCCGGAGATTAGCATTCGTTTCGGTACCGAGTCGCTGACACTAGATTCCTGGTCCATCCATCATCAGTATTCGGCCATGTGCACTGTCATGGGTCCCGGGATGACCTCGCAGCTGCAGGAGAACGAGTTCATCCGCGACATTTTCCAGCTGGGCCCACGACCCACGAACACAGGCATCAATGGCAACGCCAAGGTCAAGCCGTCCAAGCTGGAGCGG CACCTTGTGAATGCTGCTGCATTCAAGGCACGCTCCATAACACGTGGAAAGAATCGTGACAAGCGATCGGCCGTCGTCACTTAA
- the LOC6613173 gene encoding geranylgeranyl transferase type-2 subunit beta, with product MDFTTFVKPSNGGGDGGDGDADGGGQKLQFWKHVEYIENHGKQEDDYEYCMTEFLRMSGIYWGTTALDIMGQLERLERKSIIEFVKRCQCPNTGGFAPCEGHDPHLLYTLSAIQILCTYDALEEIDREAVVRFVVGLQQPDGSFFGDKWGEVDTRFSFCAVASLTLLGRMEETIDVEKAVKFVLSCCNQTDGGFGSKPGAESHAGLIYCCVGFFSLTHRMHLLDVDKLGWWLCERQLPSGGLNGRPEKLPDVCYSWWVLASLTIMGRLHWISSEKLQQFILSCQDTETGGFSDRTGNMPDIFHTLFGIGGLSLLGHSGLKAINPTLCMPQYIIDRLGIKPQRLPRP from the exons ATGGACTTCACGACCTTCGTAAAGCCCTCAAATGGCGGAGGCGACGGCGGTGATGGCGATGCGGATGGCGGCGGCCAGAAGCTGCAGTTCTGGAAGCATGTGGAGTACATCGAGAACCATGGGAAGCAGGAGGACGACTACGAGTACTGCATGACCGAGTTCCTGCGCATGTCGGGCATCTATTGGGGCACCACTGCCCTGGACATTATGGGCCAGCTGGAGCGACTGGAGCGCAAGTCCATCATTGAGTTTGTGAAGCGTTGTCAGTGCCCGAACACGGGCGGATTCGCACCCTGCGAGGGCCACGATCCTCACCTGCTGTACACCCTGTCGGCCATCCAGATCCTCTGCACCTACGACGCTCTCGAGGAGATTGACCGCGAGGCGGTGGTGCGTTTCGTGGTCGGACTGCAGCAGCCTGACGGCAGCTTCTTCGGCGACAAGTGGGGCGAGGTGGACACCAGGTTCAGCTTCTGTGCGGTGGCCTCCCTAACGCTGCTCGGCCGCATGGAGGAGACCATCGACGTGGAGAAGGCGGTCAAGTTCGTGCTCTCGTGCTGCAACCAGACGGACGGGGGATTCGGTTCCAAGCCGGGCGCCGAGTCGCATGCGG GACTCATCTACTGCTGCGTCGGCTTCTTTTCGCTGACCCATCGGATGCACCTGCTCGACGTGGACAAACTGGGCTGGTGGCTCTGCGAGCGGCAGCTGCCCTCCGGTGGGCTAAATGGACGGCCCGAGAAGCTGCCGGATGTGTGCTACTCGTGGTGGGTGCTCGCCTCGCTCACCATCATGGGTCGCCTGCACTGGATCAGCTCGGAGAAGCTGCAGCAGTTCATACTGTCGTGCCAGGACACGGAGACCGGTGGCTTCTCGGACAGAACCGGCAACATGCCCGACATATTCCACACGCTCTTCGGCATCGGCGGCCTGTCGCTGCTGGGACATTCCGGCCTGAAGGCCATCAACCCAACGCTCTGCATGCCGCAGTACATTATCGACCGGCTGGGCATCAAGCCGCAGCGTTTGCCGAGGCCTTAA
- the LOC6613167 gene encoding uncharacterized protein LOC6613167 — protein MLPSLDTLMRCSKRVLQSPLEAAASQMRNGHSKSAAGGIYGPFTPDNDLSCSGRGDCVNNTCVCDIRYAGNECDIFNLPYYAGISTVFYVVALVSVIQLLICIVAEYQRLKQPSVLRACRITTQKLLYFMVFVAASLRGAYFTTPLDLQPQWAVTLMSAYYPLLMTCASLIVCMWAEIFHLRDIRWEKSQFLSKSFLGFVAFNFFLYSLFGIEVFNSLINAERRDYAHIFNGCYAVLLLIVVVFFLIYGVEVFFKLRGGFVYDQTGKILGPSEAIVNASQLHQSRFGLLFQAVMLIVIVGFLTSETLGDFWKTKVPVNSRNWHDIIFRIAEIGVALWFPCCLWNSMAPEQLWILNPRKLLSRQIDPSIPTLNAETNKLSPEEGQSFLTKKDCWICYDSDKPEPLIQPCRCTGDVSSVHHECLKRWLVESCSNSEAQLSCKVCGHPYEIEKSKKLEWDKGFTLQHWSKTVILITLMCVTGATAWVVIQMYVDPLVRVMTVGIAVLIGYVCVKCLGENTVVAYQRAKVSSINIVTSSEMEKLHTICEEVSASTSAEAVRAGAAS, from the exons ATGCTGCCCAGCCTGGATACCTTAATGCGTTGCTCGAAGCGAGTTCTGCAATCGCCGCTGGAGGCGGCTGCTAGCCAGATGCGGAATGGGCACAGCAAGTCGGCCGCCGGGGGCATCTACGGCCCCTTCACGCCGGACAACGATCTCAGCTGCTCCGGACGGGGCGATTGCGTCAACAACACCTGCGTCTGCGACATTCGGTACGCGGGCAACGAGTGTGACATCTTCAATCTGCCCTACTACGCCGGAATCTCCACCGTCTTCTACGTGGTGGCCCTCGTCTCGGTCATCCAGCTGCTCATCTGCATCGTGGCCGAGTATCAGCGGCTGAAGCAGCCCTCCGTTCTTCGCGCCTGTCGCATCACCACCCAGAAACTGCTCTACTTCATGGTCTTTGTGGCGGCCTCGTTGCGAGGTGCCTACTTCACCACACCC CTGGATCTGCAGCCACAATGGGCCGTCACCCTGATGTCCGCCTACTATCCATTGCTCATGACCTGCGCCTCGCTGATTGTGTGCATGTGGGCCGAG ATCTTTCACCTGCGCGACATCCGCTGGGAGAAGTCGCAGTTCCTGTCGAAGAGCTTCCTTGGCTTCGTGGCCTTCAACTTCTTTCTGTACAGCCTGTTTGGCATCGAGGTCTTTAACTCGCTGATCAACGCGGAGCGTCGCGACTACGCCCACATCTTTAACGGATGCTATGCAGTATTACTCCTGATCGTGGTGGTCTTCTTCCTCATCTACGGCGTGGAGGTGTTCTTCAAGCTGCGCGGCGGCTTCGTCTACGACCAGACGGGCAAGATTCTCGGTCCCAGCGAGGCGATTGTGAATGCCTCGCAGTTGCATCAGTCGCGATTCGGACTGCTGTTTCAGGCCGTGATGCTAATCGTGATTGTGGGCTTTCTGACTTCCGAAACATTGGGTGACTTCTGGAAGACCAA GGTTCCAGTTAACTCGCGCAACTGGCATGACATCATTTTTCGCATCGCCGAGATCGGTGTGGCTCTCTGGTTTCCCTGCTGCCTTTGGAACTCGATGGCTCCTGAACAGCTCTGGATTCTGAATCCTCGCAAGCTTCTATCCCGCCAAATCGATCCGTCGATACCCACTCTCAATGCGGAGACCAACAAGCTGTCGCCCGAGGAGGGCCAATCGTTTTTAACCAAGAAGGATTGCTGGATCTGCTATGACAGCGATAAGCCAGAGCCCCTCATCCAGCCCTGCCGCTGCACTGGCGACGTTAGCTCGGTGCACCACGAGTGTCTCAAGCGCTGGCTGGTGGAGAGCTGCAGCAATTCGGAGGCCCAGTTGTCGTGCAAGGTCTGCGGACATCCCTACGAGATCGAGAAGTCCAAAAA ACTCGAATGGGACAAGGGCTTCACCCTTCAGCATTGGTCCAAGACGGTTATATTGATCACCTTGATGTGCGTAACCGGGGCCACCGCCTGGGTGGTGATCCAAATGTACGTCGATCCGCTGGTGCGCGTGATGACAGTGGGCATCGCCGTGCTCATTGGCTACGTGTGCGTCAAGTGTCTGGGCGAGAACACCGTGGTGGCCTATCAGCGGGCCAAAGTCAGCTCGATCAACATCGTGACCAGCTCGGAGATGGAGAAGCTACACACCATTTGCGAGGAGGTCAGCGCCAGCACCTCCGCAGAGGCGGTGCGCGCGGGAGCTGCGTCCTAA